Proteins from one Candidatus Sulfotelmatobacter sp. genomic window:
- a CDS encoding DNA-3-methyladenine glycosylase I: MTQVHRCAWAGSDPQMIAYHDDEWGVPVHDDRVLFEFLVLEGAQAGLSWSTILRKREAYRRAYRDFDPAAVARFDARSTARLLADPGIVRHAGKIEWSVRNAKAFLAVQREHGSFATYLWAYTGGVPIVHRPRTGADVPAHDELSDRLSADLRKRGFGFVGSTICYAFLQAVGVVNDHVAGCFRAPPEARAAARRKAR, from the coding sequence ATGACGCAAGTGCACCGCTGCGCGTGGGCGGGCAGCGATCCGCAGATGATCGCCTATCACGACGACGAATGGGGCGTGCCGGTGCACGACGATCGCGTGCTGTTCGAGTTCTTGGTGCTCGAAGGCGCGCAGGCCGGGCTGTCGTGGTCGACGATCCTGCGCAAACGGGAGGCATACCGCCGCGCCTACCGCGACTTCGATCCGGCCGCGGTCGCGCGCTTCGACGCGCGCAGCACGGCGCGGCTGCTGGCGGATCCGGGCATCGTCCGGCACGCGGGAAAGATCGAGTGGTCGGTGCGCAACGCGAAGGCGTTCCTCGCCGTGCAGCGCGAGCACGGCTCGTTCGCGACCTATCTGTGGGCCTATACCGGCGGCGTGCCGATCGTGCACCGCCCGCGCACCGGCGCCGACGTCCCCGCGCACGACGAGCTCTCGGATCGGCTCAGCGCCGATCTGCGCAAGCGCGGCTTCGGCTTCGTCGGGTCGACGATCTGCTACGCCTTTCTGCAAGCCGTGGGCGTCGTGAACGACCACGTCGCCGGTTGCTTCCGTGCGCCGCCGGAGGCGAGGGCCGCGGCGCGGCGGAAGGCTCGTTGA